In a genomic window of Erinaceus europaeus chromosome 12, mEriEur2.1, whole genome shotgun sequence:
- the SLC38A3 gene encoding sodium-coupled neutral amino acid transporter 3, producing the protein MEAPLQTEMVELVPNGKHLEGPLPATTPTACSQRVEAPSRSFVEDEDFLQKSPSKEPHFTDFEGKTSFGMSVFNLSNAIMGSGILGLAYAMANTGIILFLFLLTAVALLSSYSIHLLLKSSGIVGIRAYEQLGYRAFGTPGKLAAALAITLQNIGAMSSYLYIIKSELPLVIQTFLNLEEQTSAWYMNGNYLVILVSVIVILPLALMRQLGYLGYSSGFSLSCMVFFLIAVIYKKFYVPCPLPLHSANITGNSSHLGVIKEEASLQDPAEAEAACIPNYFTLNIQTAYTIPIMAFAFVCHPEVLPIYTELKDPTKKKMQQISNLSIAVMYIMYFLAALFGYLTFYDGVESELLHTYSKVDPFDVLILCVRVAVLTAVTLTVPIVLFPVRRAIQQMLFANKEFSWLRHALIAITLLTGINLLVIFAPNILGIFGVIGATSAPCLIFIFPATFYFRIVPTEKEPVKSTPKILALCFAVLGFLLMTMSLSFIIIDWASGTGRQGGSH; encoded by the exons ATGGAGGCTCCCCTGCAGACCGAGATGGTGGAGCTGGTGCCGAACGGCAAGCACTTGGAGGGGCCGCTCCCAGCCACCACCCCCACAGCCtgcagccagag GGTCGAGGCCCCCAGTCGGAGCTTCGTGGAAGATGAGGACTTCCTCCAGAAAAGCCCCAGCAAAGAGCCGCACTTCACCGAT TTTGAGGGGAAGACCTCATTTGGGATGTCAGTGTTCAACCTCAGCAATGCCATCATGGGCAGTGGCATCCTGGGGCTTGCCTACGCCATGGCCAACACGGGCATCATCCTTTTCCT GTTCCTTCTGACGGCCGTTGCCCTGCTCTCCAGTTACTCCATCCACCTGCTACTCAAGTCCTCAGGGATCGTGG GCATCCGAGCCTATGAGCAGCTGGGCTACCGGGCCTTTGGGACACCAGGAAAGCTGGCAGCAGCCCTGGCCATCACACTGCAGAATATTGGAG CCATGTCCAGCTACCTGTACATCATCAAGTCTGAGCTGCCACTGGTCATACAGACCTTCCTGAACCTGGAGGAGCAAACCTC GGCCTGGTACATGAATGGAAACTACCTGGTGATCTTGGTCTCTGTCATCGTGATTCTCCCCTTGGCACTGATGCGGCAGCTCG GCTACCTGGGCTACTCCAGCGGCTTCTCTCTCAGCTGCATGGTGTTCTTCCTCATCGCG GTCATCTACAAAAAGTTCTATgtgccctgcccactgcccctcCACTCTGCCAACATCACGGGCAACTCCAGCCACCTGGGGGTCATCAAGGAGGAGGCATCACTGCAGGACcctgctgaggctgaggctgcctGCATCCCAAACTACTTCACACTCAACATACAG acGGCATACACCATTCCCATCATGGCCTTCGCCTTCGTCTGCCACCCTGAGGTGCTGCCCATCTACACAGAGCTCAAGGA CCCCACCAAGAAGAAGATGCAGCAGATCTCCAACCTGTCCATCGCCGTCATGTACATCATGTACTTCCTGGCCGCGCTCTTCGGTTACCTCACCTTCTACG ACGGGGTGGAGTCAGAGCTGCTGCACACCTACAGCAAGGTGGACCCCTTTGACGTGCTGATTCTGTGCGTGCGTGTGGCCGTGCTGACGGCCGTCACGCTCACGGTGCCCATCGTCCTGTTTCCG GTGCGCCGTGCCATCCAACAGATGCTGTTTGCCAACAAGGAGTTCAGCTGGCTGCGCCACGCACTCATCGCCATCACGCTGCTCACGGGCATCAACCTGCTGGTCATCTTTGCCCCCAACATCCTGGGCATCTTCGGGGTCATCG GTGCCACTTCTGCCCCCTGCCTCATCTTCATCTTCCCTGCCACCTTCTACTTCCGAATCGTGCCCACTGAGAAGGAACCCGTGAAGTCCACCCCCAAAATCCTG GCCCTTTGTTTCGCTGTCCTTGGCTTCTTGCTAATGACCATGAGCTTGAGCTTCATCATCATTGACTGGGCCTCAGGGACCGGCCGGCAAGGAGGAAGCCACTAG